The sequence CGGAAAATTGCTGAGAAAATGAAATTAATAAAGAAATAAATCAAAATATATATGAAGTTATATCCAATACAATGTGGAAAATTTAAATTGGACGGCGGTGCTATGTTTGGTGTCGTCCCAAAGAGTCTGTGGGAAAAAACTAACCCAGCAGACGAAAAAAACTTAATTGAACTGGGAACCCGCTCCCTGCTTATAGAAGATGGAAAAAAACTAATCCTTGTAGACTGTGGCCTAGGCAATAAACAGGATGATAAATTTTTTGGACACTATTCTCTTTGGGGAGATGATACTTTGGATAAAAATTTAAAAAAATATGGTTTTGTAAAGGAAGATATTACAGATGTATTCCTTACCCACCTTCACTTTGACCACTGTGGTGGCGCTATAGAGTGGAATGATGACAAAACAGGATACAGACCTGCTTTTAAAAATGCACACTTCTGGACGAATGAAAACCACTGGCAATGGGCAACTGAGCCTAACGCAAGGGAAAAAGCAAGCTTTCTGAAGGAAAATATCATGCCTATGCAGGAAAGCGGGCAGCTGAACTTTTTACCTCTCCCTACTACAGGAAATTATGGGTTTGCACCAGACTTGAAAATGGATGTTATCTTTGTAGACGGACATACGGAAAAACAAATGCTTCCAGTCATTCAATATCAGGAAAAAACGATTGTTTTTGCTGCTGATCTTATCCCTACTGCTGGGCACATTAATCAGGTATATGTAATGGGATATGATACCAGACCTCTTTTAACACTTGAGGAAAAAGGAAAATTCCTTAAACAATGTGTTGATAATGAGTATTTATTATTCTTTGAACATGATGCTCACAATGAGCTGGCTAGTCTTACAATGACTGAAAAAGGCGTAAGACTTGGTGAAACGTTCAGCTTTAATGATGTTTTTGGGTATTAATTTTTAATTATGGAAGAATTACATTCAGAGGGCCAACAGGCCGAGCCACCCGCACCCAAGATCATTGGTTTAACCGGGGGAATTGGTTCAGGAAAAACTACAGTTGCTAAGTTTATTGAAGAATTTGGTTTTCCGGTTTATTATTCTGATGACCGGGCAAAAGATATTGTCAATGACAGTGAAGAGCTGAAAATTAAAATCAAGGAACTTCTAGGCGAAGAATCTTATGATGAAAATGGGTTATATGACAGAAAGTTTGTAGCAGATAAGGTTTTCAATAATAAAGACCTTCTTCAGCACCTAAATGAGATTATTCATCCTGCAGTACGTATTGATTTTGAGCAATGGGTAAAGCAGCAGACCAAATATCTGGTTTTTAAAGAAACAGCGTTATTATTTGAGCTAAGGCTTAACAGACAATGTTATAAGTCTCTTTTGGTAACAGCAGAGGATAATATCCGAATTAAAAGAGTAATGGACAGAGATAACAAAACCTATCGTGAAGTGGAGGCAGTTATGGAAAAGCAAATGCCTGAAAGGGATAAAATTAAAATGGCAGATTGCATCATTTATAATAATACCAATCTGGAAGAATTAAAAGAACAGACTGAAAAAGTCATCTTTGCTATTGAATAAAAAACGCTTAGAACTTTTACTCCTTTTTAAATATAAAAAGCCCTCATTTCTGAGGGCTTTTTCAATATCCATTATATATCATCTTACAATGGATAAATAACAAATCCAAATATTGTAAAGTGGATCACTGAACAAAAAAAATAAGCCTTCATTTCTGAAGGCTTATTCTATTTGAAATTTAAATTATTTATTCTTTAATAAATTTCTTTTGAGCAGTATTACCATTGTCATCAATATCTATTACGTACACTCCATTAATCAATTTCGTTACATTAATTTCGTTATTTAATAGAATACCTTCTACTATGATCTGCCCTGCAGCATTGTAAATTTTATATTTAGCTCTTTTGCTAATATTCTTCACATACAATATTGAACTTACTGGGTTAGGATAGATCAAGATATCTTTCTGGTTAATTGGATTAGCTACTCCCGGTTTAGAAATTCTTACCGTATAGTCCTCAACTTCTCCATTCTTAACATTCATACAGCTTACAGGAACACCATCTCTTTCCATTGCCACTCTCATCACAACATATTTGTAATCTGTTGTACTTACAAAAGCATCTGCCGGTACATTAAATTTACCTGATACAGGAGTTGTTGTGTTTGGAGATGAAGTGAATATTTTTTCATAAATATCAAATTCACCATTTCTATCGAAGTCGATCCAAACTGCAATTCCTTCATTATAAGTTTTTCCTAACCATTTTTTCTCGATGATAATTTCATTATCTGTCGATCCCTGAATTAACTCGATAAACGCTTTAGGAACTCCTGTATAATCTGTATAGGTTGATCCTTTTGACTCATTCTCCATTTTATCTTTTCCATTTGGAATAACAGTTACCTTGGAAATATATTCTCCAGTTGAGCTTTCTGACTTCATCTTACAGTAAATTACTGTAGGTGTTGTAAAATAGTAAGGAGGAGTATAATTTCCTGGTTTACCACTACAAATATTGACTACCTGCATTTCATACTTCGTCATTTCTACAAGGCCATTCAATATAACCGTGTTAACCGCTGTAGGAACTTCTGTCCAACTTGGAATTCCTACTTTTCTGTATCTAAGAAGATATGTTGCTCCTGGATATGCATCCCATGTAATTTCTGCAGTAGTAGGTAATAGTTGAGTAATTGTCAATCCTGGAGGTGGAATTTCACATATTCTCACCGTTGTAAACACTTTAGAATTTGAGAAATTATTCCAAGTGGTTTCACCAGCACACTGATTAGCAATCTGAACCTCGTAAGTAACAAACGAATCAAGATTATTTAACACATATGTATTAGGTGAACTTGAAAGAGGAATTTCTGGTTCCCAAGCTGTGGCCCCTACTTTTCTCCATCTCATTTTATATGTTGCACTTATTACTACTGGATTCCAAGTAATCAAAGCACTTGTTGGAGTAATATTGCTTACGGTTACTGTTGGAGGTGTAGGATCACATCTCGTTGAGAATGTCTTAATTGCAGTAGCTGTACCTGTAGTACCTCCACAAACAGCAGCCACTTCCACTTCATAAGTTGTTGCCGGGCTTAATCCAGTAAGTGTAAGTGGAACGTTACCTAATACTGCAGAAGCATATACTTGCGTCCATGTACCAGTTCCTGCTACTCTGTATCTTACAAGGTAAGTTACCGTATTAGCACCACCAGCTAAATTAACAATAGCTGTTGTATGGGTTATCATAGTAAAGGTCGGTGCATTTGGCATCGCATTACTACACGGTCTGATTCTTACTGCATAATCTTCAACTTCCCCATCAATAGCATTGGCACATGCTGTAGGAATAGTTGTACCTGTTGAACGTTTCAATACGACTCTCATCGTAGTTGTATACGGTCCTATATAAGCAGGAGGTGCATTAGGAACATTAAACAGGCTGGTAACCGGTGTAGTAGTACTAGCTGCAGAAGCAAGAATTCTTTCAGAAGTATCAAACTGTCCGTTTCTGTCAAAGTCAATCCAAACGGCCACTGCGTCATTACCTGTTGATCCTGTCCATCCTTTTGCAACAAGAATTTTATTGTCGATAGACCCTGCATCTAAAGTAATAAGAGTTGCCGGGGTTGTATAGCTTGTATATGAATTCTGAACAGTAGTATTGCTCATAGGCGGCACTCCTGAATTAGCAGATGTAACGGTAACATTTGAAATATGATCGTTATCTCCACTACCTGTTACAGGACAATATTGCAGTGGTAATGTCGTAAATTGTACTGAGCTTGAGAAAGCTCCAAAAGTAGTAGTACATTTCGTTGATACCTGTACTTCATATTTGGTTTGCTCTTTCAAAGGAGGAGTTGCAGGTGTAGTGTATATATTCCCTGGTGCAGGAACAGCAGCAACGGTTGTCCAAGTAGGAGTTCCAACCTCTCTATATCTTAATTGATATGTAGCACCTGTAGAAGCTAACCATGAGAACGTAGCACTCGTATCTGTAATATTTGAAACCGTTATGTTTGTTGGCGGATTCGTTGTACATACTGGCTCGTCAATTAGTCTTACAGCATAGTCTTCTACTTCCCCTACATTATATGTTCCAAATGATGAACATGGAGCATTAACAGTACCATCCATCATTACGACGCGCATACGAGTAAGAAGAGTACCATCATAAGTAGCAATATTAGGTGGAAGTTCTATTTTGAAACCAGCTGCTACAGTTCCCACAGGGTTTGTAGTACTGCTAGTAGCGTTCACTACTCTTTCAGTTGGTTCAAAAATTCCATTTCTATTTAGGTCAATCCATACTCCCACTCCATAACTAGATGTACTTCCAGGCCAGAATTTTGTAATACTAATTTTATTACCTGATGTACCTCTAATCAGAGTAACTAATCTTGTAGGATCAGTAGAATAATCTTTATATCCATCATATCCTGAACTACTTACCATTAAAGGTCCATTTGTAGGAGTAACAGTCACTTTACCAATATATCCACTTGGCGTACCTGTAGGAGGTACGTTAGGACAGTAAGTCAGAGCTAACGTTGTAAACTGAGTACTTGTAGAATATGCTCCCTGAGTACCGCTACAGATTGTTGCAATCTGAACTTCATACAGAGTTCCATCTATCAAATTATATAATGGCCAACTGCTTGTTAATGGAGCTGTAATATCAATTACTTTCCAAGCTCCACCTGCTGCTGGTCTGTATTGTAATTTATAAGTAGCTCCTATTGCAGGCGTCCATGAAACGATAGCTGTACTTGCTGTAATACTATTTACTTTAATATTAGTAGGAGGTGCAGTTGTACAGGCTACTAATTCTATACCTTTCAGAACAATCTGTGGAATGTTGGCCTGCTTAGTACCCGATGGCGGAGAAGCAGGATCAGGATTAGTACCATCACTAATATATTGTAATCCTCTTTCAGGCGTTCCTCCGGCAAAAGCTCCCCAATTAGCATATGGAGTTGAAGAATAGGCTGGTGCATTTTCATCTACCGCCACTACAATATTACTTGTTCCGTCCCAAAGCAAAGGAGTTGTTAATGGTATAGTTACCCAAGTCCCTGCCGTCATTGTAGGTAAAATTCCTGACCAAACCGGTTTCAATGAAGAGATTGGTACCCAGCTTGAGGTTGTTGCAAAATTATTCTGTGTAGTATTCCCCATATAAACTACCCACTCATTGTATTTACTCTGATCAGGAGCAGGATTATCTACATAGAATTTAAGTTCAGTAATGAATTTATTTTGCCCAACAGCTGCTGACACTTCGGAAGCTTTATAAATTTGCTGAGAATAATTATATCCCCAGTTTGAATTTACTGGAAGTTGAGTACTCTTACCACTACCAGATCCTATTTGCCCTAATTGAAATTGAGGTCCTGGAGTCCAAGCACTTCTATCTGTAGAAGTACAAACCGCTCTTACCCACCAATAATAAGTAGTTCCCGCAACTAGTGGAGATAACGGTATAGAGGTTCCTGAAGTAATAGCACCTTGTGTAGTAGGATTATTTGTAGGAGCTATACCAGTGGTATTGTAATACACTTCATATCCTCCTGCAGGGGCAGAAGGTGATGCTGGCCAGGTAACAACGGCACTGTTAGATGTCATTGACATTATTGAACCGGCTGTTGTTGCACCTGCTGCAAGAGGAACTGGCAGACATGTAGGTGGTGTTGCAAAAGATTTTGGAATAATATTCCAAGTACTTTGATCTGTTGCACTACATCTTGCTCTTACCCATACATAATAAGTTGTATCAGGAAGTAAAGGACTTAATGTTGCCGTTGTTCCTGTTGGAACATTTTGCGATGGCAAAGTAGTACCATTAGGTGCAGCACCTGTGGTATTGTAATAAATATCATATCCTTCCGCCGGGGTATAACCAAATGAAGTCCAGTTAATCACCCCAGTTGTTGGTGTAATCGTTCCCGTTGTGATTGTTCCAGAAGTAGGCATCGCCGGGCATGTTGCCGGTGTAGCAAATGATAATGGTGTAGACCATTCACTTTGTTCTGTTGCACTACATTTCGCTCTTACCCAAACATAATAGGTTGTCAATGGAGTTAATGGTCCGATAGTCGCAGTTGGCGCACCTGGTGGAACAGTTAAATTAGGTGTTGATCCTGCTACTGGCGGTACATTCGTTGTATTATAAAATACGTCATATCCCGCTGCCGGAGCAGGTACGTACGCAGTCCAATTGATTACAGCATTTGTTGCGGTAACCGCTCCTGTACTTATTGATCCTCCCGGAGGCATAGGTAAACATGCGGGTGGTGTACCGAAAGTCATCTGAATATTTGGTCTGTTACTGGTAACTGTTCCGGTTTTAGTCGTAGGAGGCGTACTATCCTGCTCAATATACATGTGTCCTGATGTAACACTAGAGTAAGCAATCTTTGCTCCTGTACTAAATGATCCAGAACCACCATAATTGGTTTCAACAAGTACCATTAGGTTGTCTATTCCATTATAAGTATAAGGAAGCTGTAACGGAACAGTATACCATCCTATAGGTATAAGGCCTACACTTCCACTATATAACAATGTAGCTCCGGTAGTTAAAGTATTCCAGCTTTGCGCTGTCATAGTGGTTGTAGTTCCTACCGGTTTTATATAAACCTTTACCGGCATTCCAATATTGGAAACTCCGGTAGAATTCCATCCCAGGGATAGAATACTTCCTGTAGTTCCAATTTCAGCTGCCGTGTAAATAGATGCAGAACGTTCAAACCCCCAAGTAGCTCCTAAAGGATACTTTTGGGTAGACGTTCCGGTACCAATTGTAATGGTTTGAGCCTGTATGGACAATCCGATGACCATACAGAGCAATGCAATGAGCACCTTAAAAGGTCGGCTCATTTTACAGAGTAAAAGTCCACTCATATTTTTTAAATTTAATAATGATAACGATAATTAAGAATTATAGTATTTCGCATTTTATGAGGTTGATTCACAATTCTGAAACCTCATTATTTACAGAAAATCTGTAGTAAAAAGAATAATTTTATCTCATAAGCTAATATTTTATTATTTACACAAATCTAATGATTTTTTCATTATAATATATCTATTAAAATGTTTTTTTGAAAAAGTTAAGCAACATTATCCTATATAATTGAAAATAAAAAATAAATCAAAATAACACATATTCACCATCATTTAGCATCATTATTAATCTTTAATGAATTTTATATCTTCTAAAATATTATTATTTTTTATAGCAATAGTTCGTTTTAATTTTAACGTTTAATACTCATTTATATTATTATTACTAATCCATTATTTTTACGATTTAATCTACCACATCATATATTACAAACATTTTTCACGATAAAACTTTACAATATTTACGATACCGTTTATGAGATTAAAATAAATTCTGAGATTGCGATCTTTTATGACTTTACTTCATGGTGAAACTCCAAATGTTAATTTAAAAATGTTTTCTAACCAGTACCTTTTCCTTAATGGTAATCCTCATAAAAACAAATAAGCCTTGGGAAATTCCCAAGGCTTATTGATATGATAAACAATTTATTTAATGAATGTTGATTAGAATTTATAGGCAATATTCCATGCGAAACCCATATTAAATTTTGAAGAGCTTTTTCCAAATCCTGGAATAATCATTGGAGAGATATCGTCCTGTTTGGAAGTGTAAACTAAATAACGAGGTTGCAGATTTACATCTATATAAAAATTAGAGTCGAATAGTTGTACTCTTCCTCCTAAAGTACCTTCCAGCCAGAAAGAAGATTGTGATGACGCAGGAAAAGCCACAGAAGAGTTACTTCCTCCATATCCTCTAACAGGGATAGCCATATATTCCTGGTTATAAAATGATCCGCCTACTTTTCCACCTGCATAGAACCCATTGAATTCATTTTCTTTATCCGTAGCCAGCATATAAAATGCTCCAAGTTTAACAAACGGGCCATTTACTTTA is a genomic window of Chryseobacterium nakagawai containing:
- a CDS encoding MBL fold metallo-hydrolase: MKLYPIQCGKFKLDGGAMFGVVPKSLWEKTNPADEKNLIELGTRSLLIEDGKKLILVDCGLGNKQDDKFFGHYSLWGDDTLDKNLKKYGFVKEDITDVFLTHLHFDHCGGAIEWNDDKTGYRPAFKNAHFWTNENHWQWATEPNAREKASFLKENIMPMQESGQLNFLPLPTTGNYGFAPDLKMDVIFVDGHTEKQMLPVIQYQEKTIVFAADLIPTAGHINQVYVMGYDTRPLLTLEEKGKFLKQCVDNEYLLFFEHDAHNELASLTMTEKGVRLGETFSFNDVFGY
- the coaE gene encoding dephospho-CoA kinase (Dephospho-CoA kinase (CoaE) performs the final step in coenzyme A biosynthesis.); this encodes MEELHSEGQQAEPPAPKIIGLTGGIGSGKTTVAKFIEEFGFPVYYSDDRAKDIVNDSEELKIKIKELLGEESYDENGLYDRKFVADKVFNNKDLLQHLNEIIHPAVRIDFEQWVKQQTKYLVFKETALLFELRLNRQCYKSLLVTAEDNIRIKRVMDRDNKTYREVEAVMEKQMPERDKIKMADCIIYNNTNLEELKEQTEKVIFAIE
- a CDS encoding fibronectin type III domain-containing protein, which encodes MSGLLLCKMSRPFKVLIALLCMVIGLSIQAQTITIGTGTSTQKYPLGATWGFERSASIYTAAEIGTTGSILSLGWNSTGVSNIGMPVKVYIKPVGTTTTMTAQSWNTLTTGATLLYSGSVGLIPIGWYTVPLQLPYTYNGIDNLMVLVETNYGGSGSFSTGAKIAYSSVTSGHMYIEQDSTPPTTKTGTVTSNRPNIQMTFGTPPACLPMPPGGSISTGAVTATNAVINWTAYVPAPAAGYDVFYNTTNVPPVAGSTPNLTVPPGAPTATIGPLTPLTTYYVWVRAKCSATEQSEWSTPLSFATPATCPAMPTSGTITTGTITPTTGVINWTSFGYTPAEGYDIYYNTTGAAPNGTTLPSQNVPTGTTATLSPLLPDTTYYVWVRARCSATDQSTWNIIPKSFATPPTCLPVPLAAGATTAGSIMSMTSNSAVVTWPASPSAPAGGYEVYYNTTGIAPTNNPTTQGAITSGTSIPLSPLVAGTTYYWWVRAVCTSTDRSAWTPGPQFQLGQIGSGSGKSTQLPVNSNWGYNYSQQIYKASEVSAAVGQNKFITELKFYVDNPAPDQSKYNEWVVYMGNTTQNNFATTSSWVPISSLKPVWSGILPTMTAGTWVTIPLTTPLLWDGTSNIVVAVDENAPAYSSTPYANWGAFAGGTPERGLQYISDGTNPDPASPPSGTKQANIPQIVLKGIELVACTTAPPTNIKVNSITASTAIVSWTPAIGATYKLQYRPAAGGAWKVIDITAPLTSSWPLYNLIDGTLYEVQIATICSGTQGAYSTSTQFTTLALTYCPNVPPTGTPSGYIGKVTVTPTNGPLMVSSSGYDGYKDYSTDPTRLVTLIRGTSGNKISITKFWPGSTSSYGVGVWIDLNRNGIFEPTERVVNATSSTTNPVGTVAAGFKIELPPNIATYDGTLLTRMRVVMMDGTVNAPCSSFGTYNVGEVEDYAVRLIDEPVCTTNPPTNITVSNITDTSATFSWLASTGATYQLRYREVGTPTWTTVAAVPAPGNIYTTPATPPLKEQTKYEVQVSTKCTTTFGAFSSSVQFTTLPLQYCPVTGSGDNDHISNVTVTSANSGVPPMSNTTVQNSYTSYTTPATLITLDAGSIDNKILVAKGWTGSTGNDAVAVWIDFDRNGQFDTSERILASAASTTTPVTSLFNVPNAPPAYIGPYTTTMRVVLKRSTGTTIPTACANAIDGEVEDYAVRIRPCSNAMPNAPTFTMITHTTAIVNLAGGANTVTYLVRYRVAGTGTWTQVYASAVLGNVPLTLTGLSPATTYEVEVAAVCGGTTGTATAIKTFSTRCDPTPPTVTVSNITPTSALITWNPVVISATYKMRWRKVGATAWEPEIPLSSSPNTYVLNNLDSFVTYEVQIANQCAGETTWNNFSNSKVFTTVRICEIPPPGLTITQLLPTTAEITWDAYPGATYLLRYRKVGIPSWTEVPTAVNTVILNGLVEMTKYEMQVVNICSGKPGNYTPPYYFTTPTVIYCKMKSESSTGEYISKVTVIPNGKDKMENESKGSTYTDYTGVPKAFIELIQGSTDNEIIIEKKWLGKTYNEGIAVWIDFDRNGEFDIYEKIFTSSPNTTTPVSGKFNVPADAFVSTTDYKYVVMRVAMERDGVPVSCMNVKNGEVEDYTVRISKPGVANPINQKDILIYPNPVSSILYVKNISKRAKYKIYNAAGQIIVEGILLNNEINVTKLINGVYVIDIDDNGNTAQKKFIKE
- a CDS encoding DUF6048 family protein, whose translation is MKTRLIFTLFFSLLGILICAQEEKKEEIKKPHWKYEPNFMVGFDVLNAGVGFFSDRKLYQGFISSKINGNVHAIAEAGFEKNIYQKNGYDAKVNGPFVKLGAFYMLATDKENEFNGFYAGGKVGGSFYNQEYMAIPVRGYGGSNSSVAFPASSQSSFWLEGTLGGRVQLFDSNFYIDVNLQPRYLVYTSKQDDISPMIIPGFGKSSSKFNMGFAWNIAYKF